The Mailhella massiliensis DNA segment TTGTGCCCGGAAGAGGGCATGGCGTGGGTGTGGTCCTGCGCGCAGATAAGCCCCATGTGCATACCGAACAGGGCCTGAAGCACTTCTCCGGTAAGCACGTCCCGGGGCGCTCCCTGCGCGACGACGCGCCGTTTCAGACAGATGACGCAGGTGGCGTGATGGGCCACCATGCCGAGGTCGTGGCTCACCATGATCTGGGTGAACTTTCTTGTGCGGCGCAGATCGTCCAGAAGTTCGCAGAACAGGCGGCCGCCTTCGAAGTCCACCCCGGCGGAAGGTTCGTCCAGCACCAGCAGTTCGGGTTTCTGCTGAAGGGCGAGGGCAAGCAGCACGCGCTGCATTTCTCCGCCGGAAAGCGTGCCCACGCGGCGCTTTATGAGATGCGCGGCGTGCACCTGTTCCAGCAGGGCCATGGCCTCGTCCTTCGCCCTGCGGGAAATGCCGAGCCACAGCGGGCGCTTCTGCACGCCCATGGCCAGAAATTCCGCCACGGTGAAGGGCATACCCCGGTCGAGCATGAGCTTCTGCGGCACATAGCCTATGCGCAGGCCCTTCCCGCCGCCGAGGGTGATGCGGCCTCTGTAGTTCACTTCCCCCAGAAGCGCGAGCAGCAGCGTGGTCTTGCCCGCGCCGTTGGGGCCGATGAGCACCGTGCAGCTGCCTCTGGGCACGACGGCGTTCACCTGATCGAGAATGTTCAGCCCGCTTCTGGTCACGCTCACATGGTCGAAAACAATGGCGGGGGTATCAGCTTCCAAGGGCCTGCTCCAGAATGCGCAGATTTTCGCGCATGACGTTTTCATAATAATCGAGGGGCGCGTCTTCCGGGCCGCTCGCCATGGGGTCGAGGGTAATGCAGGTGATGCCCGTTTCCGCAGCCAGGGTCTTGCCCGCGCGGTCGGGGTACTGCGGTTCCGTAATCACGGCGGAGGTGCCCTTTTCGCGTATGGCGCGCACCAGGGTCAGCATACCGCGTGCGGAAGGTTCCAGCCCTTCGCCCTGCCGGATCACGCCGTCCACGCGCAGCCCCATGTCGCGGGCAAGGTAGCTGAAGATTTCGTGCTGCACGAGCACGCCCTTGCCTGCAAGGCGCGCGCCGGTTGCGCGGCATTCCTCGGCCAGCGCGGCGTAGAGCGCGGCGGCGCGCCTGCCGCCTTCCCCGTACAGGGCGGCGTTTGCCGGGTCCAGCGCGGCAAGCTGCTCTGCCAGAGAGGCGGCCATGCGCTCCATCATGGCCGGGCTTGCAAAAATATGCGGGTTCACGCCCCCGTGGTTGTGGCCGTGGTCGTCGTCCTCATCATGCATGAGCCCTTCCACGCCCCGGGAAACGTCGATGACGGCGGNCGGCATTCCTCGGCCAGCGCGGCGTAGAGCGCGGCGGCGCGCCTGCCGCCTTCCCCGTACAGGGCGGCGTTTGCCGGGTCCAGCGCGGCAAGCTGCTCTGCCAGAGAGGCGGCCATGCGCTCCATCATGGCCGGGCTTGCAAAAATATGCGGGTTCACGCCCCCGTGGTTGTGGCCGTGGTCGTCGTCCTCATCATGCATGAGCCCTTCCACGCCCCGGGAAACGTCGATGACGGCGGAACCTTTCTTCATGAGTTCCTCCACGCGTCCCTTTTCCCCGAGAAAGCTTTCCAGCCCGAGGCCGTTGATGACGAGCACGTCCGCCCGGGCGAGGCCGCGCCTGTCCTGCGGCGTCATGGCATAGTCGTGGGGGCAGCCCGTGCCGGGGGGCAGAAGAAGGGAAACATGCGCGTCGGGCACGTCGCGCGCCACCTCGCGCAGCAGAAGCCATACGGGGAAGACGGAAGCCGTGATTTCCCGGGCGGCGGCTCCCGTCGGGGAGGAAAGGCCGAGAACAAGGCATACGAGAAGGGAAAGAACTGTTTTCATGCTTCACCTGAAAAGCCGGACCCGCCGCAGCGGGCGGAAAGAGAGAATCGTGCGGCAGAACAGCAGAAACTTAACGGGCGAAGATGTCAAGTTCCCGCCGTTTCCGTGCGCCTTGGCCTGCGCGGAGCGCGGCCCGGTGATGCGGCCGGACCCGTGCAGCCGCATGGCGGAGGTACAGGCATTGACGGAGAAAATCATAAGTGCTTTATTGAACATGACGGGAAAGGAAGGAGTAAGCGTTCGTACATGTCCGCACAACGCGGACTGTCGGGACAGGAACGGAATCCGACGGCACGGCGGAAAGCCGTGCGGACAACATGCGTATGAAGACGCCGCACTTTGATGCGGCGGTGAAACATACATGGTTTCACGGTTCACGTTAAGGAGAATATGTATGGGAATGTCGGGAAATTACTTCAGAACGGATGAAAGTACTGTCGAGAATATCCGCCGGGGCGCGGTTGCGCTGTCGGATATCATCTGCGATAAGGCTCAGAAGGATAATATCGTGGATATCGACAAGGCATGGCACGCCCTGCATTTCACTCTTGCCGGCAATGCCTACGGCGGGGACGACGACAATATTCTCAGCCGCCTTGTTCTGAGCGGAAACATGCTCATGGAAGGCGACGAGGAATTTTCCCCCATGCTCATTTCCGCTTCCGACGTGAAGGCCATGGTTCCGGCGCTCGCCGCGCTCACGCGGGAGGACTTCCGGGAACGCTTCGATGTGGAGCAGATGCTGGAAAACGACATCTATCCCGTCACGGAAGACGACGATGAGGAAGATTTCTTCGACTATGTCTGGGACGCGGTGGAAGAACTGCGGGAATTCTTCGAGGAGGCCGCAAAGGAAGACCAGGCCGTCATATTCTATATGGCGTAGCCGTTACAGGGGAGGTTTTCCGCCTGCGGCAGGGGAGGGGGCGCAACGCGCCCCGTAAAGAACGCCGTTCGCGCCTTCGGGGCGGGCGGCGTTTTTTCGCGGGCGGAAAACGCCGGGGGGGCGAGGCGCGGCGAGTGTGCGGGCGCGTCTGCGTCAGGCTTTTGCCGGAAAGGCGGCACGGTACGCGCCGTTTTTCCGCCGGGGACCGGATGGCACAGCGGCAGGAACAGCGTCTTTCCCCGCCAACGTCGCGAGTTTCCCGCCGTTTCCGTGCCGAATGCGGAAGGGGAGAACGGCCCGTGTTTTCCTCTTCGGCGCTTTTGAGGCGCGCAGCGGCCTTTTCCGCCGTTATCCGCCTCTCCGGCCTTCGTCGTGCTCTTCCCTCAGTGCGGGGCGGTGTTCGCGTTTTTTCGCAGGGAAAGAAAAGGCCGGGAACGTTCCCGGCC contains these protein-coding regions:
- a CDS encoding metal ABC transporter ATP-binding protein; this encodes MEADTPAIVFDHVSVTRSGLNILDQVNAVVPRGSCTVLIGPNGAGKTTLLLALLGEVNYRGRITLGGGKGLRIGYVPQKLMLDRGMPFTVAEFLAMGVQKRPLWLGISRRAKDEAMALLEQVHAAHLIKRRVGTLSGGEMQRVLLALALQQKPELLVLDEPSAGVDFEGGRLFCELLDDLRRTRKFTQIMVSHDLGMVAHHATCVICLKRRVVAQGAPRDVLTGEVLQALFGMHMGLICAQDHTHAMPSSGHNHHGEHRHA
- a CDS encoding metal ABC transporter solute-binding protein, Zn/Mn family — its product is MHDEDDDHGHNHGGVNPHIFASPAMMERMAASLAEQLAALDPANAALYGEGGRRAAALYAALAEECRATGARLAGKGVLVQHEIFSYLARDMGLRVDGVIRQGEGLEPSARGMLTLVRAIREKGTSAVITEPQYPDRAGKTLAAETGITCITLDPMASGPEDAPLDYYENVMRENLRILEQALGS
- a CDS encoding metal ABC transporter substrate-binding protein, coding for MKTVLSLLVCLVLGLSSPTGAAAREITASVFPVWLLLREVARDVPDAHVSLLLPPGTGCPHDYAMTPQDRRGLARADVLVINGLGLESFLGEKGRVEELMKKGSAVIDVSRGVEGLMHDEDDDHGHNHGGVNPHIFASPAMMERMAASLAEQLAALDPANAALYGEGGRRAAALYAALAEECRPPSSTFPGAWKGSCMMRTTTTATTTGA
- a CDS encoding YfbM family protein, with the protein product MGMSGNYFRTDESTVENIRRGAVALSDIICDKAQKDNIVDIDKAWHALHFTLAGNAYGGDDDNILSRLVLSGNMLMEGDEEFSPMLISASDVKAMVPALAALTREDFRERFDVEQMLENDIYPVTEDDDEEDFFDYVWDAVEELREFFEEAAKEDQAVIFYMA